A stretch of the Oncorhynchus mykiss isolate Arlee chromosome 23, USDA_OmykA_1.1, whole genome shotgun sequence genome encodes the following:
- the LOC110502989 gene encoding adenylosuccinate synthetase isozyme 2 isoform X3 codes for MSDFTQFSERFKVLASQYQSMYPTLVIDIDGELCKLKDYVEKLKHMVKDGIFYMYEALHGPPKNILVEGANAALLDIDFGTYPFVTSSNCTVGGVCTGLGMPPQNVGEVYGVVKAYTTRVGIGAFPSEQFNDVGELLQTRGKEVGVTTGRKRRCGWLDLVLIKYAHMINGFTALALTKLDILDVLPEIKVGVSYSVDGENIPHFPANQEVLQNVEVQYATLPGWNSDTSAVRTFDELPENAQKYVRYIEEHLGVPVKWIGVGKSRESMIQIF; via the exons ATGTCTGACTTCACGCAGTTCTCTGAAAG ATTTAAAGTCTTAGCCTCGCAGTATCAGTCTATGTACCCGACCCTGGTGATTGACATCGATGGAGAGTTGTGCAAGTTGAAG GATTACGTGGAGAAGTTAAAGCATATGGTGAAAGATGGCATCTTCTACATGTACGAGGCCCTACATGGACCTCCCAAAAATATCCTGGTAGAAGGAGCCAATGCCGCCCTCTTAGATATTGACTTTG GAACGTACCCTTTCGTGACCTCGTCTAACTGCACAGTAGGCGGGGTGTGCACGGGCCTAGGCATGCCGCCTCAGAACGTGGGTGAGGTGTACGGCGTGGTCAAGGCCTACACCACCCGGGTTGGCATCGGAGCCTTTCCCTCTGAGCAGTTCAAT GACGTTGGGGAGCTCCTGCAGACGAGGGGGAAAGAAGTGGGTGTGACCACGGGCCGTAAAAGGAGATGCGGTTGGCTGGACCTCGTGCTCATCAAATATGCCCACATGATTAACGGCTTCACTGC CTTAGCTCTCACCAAGCTAGACATCTTGGATGTGCTCCCTGAGATCAAAGTTGGTGTGTCATACTCTGTGGATGGTGAAAATATACCTCATTTTCCAG CCAACCAGGAAGTCTTACAAAATGTTGAGGTTCAGTATGCCACCCTGCCAGGTTGGAACAGTGACACCTCTGCCGTCAGAACGTTTGATGAGCTGCCAGAGAACGCCCAGAAATATGTCCGCTACATTGAGGAGCACCTCGGTGTGCCCG TGAAATGGATTGGAGTCGGAAAATCTCGGGAGTCCATGATCCAGATCTTCTAA